The following nucleotide sequence is from Solanum dulcamara chromosome 7, daSolDulc1.2, whole genome shotgun sequence.
AGGGGAAGAAACGGGTAAGAACTGccaaggaaaaattacttgacaGTGATCTGTGGGCGGCTCGTATTGAGAGGTATATGAACTTTCTGTTTGTTTGTTAATTTTTGAAACGTTTTGTGTTTCTTTGATTTTGCATATAGATGGTTGTGCTGTATGATTAATTGTGATATCAATGTTATAGTATATGGAAAGAAGTGGATGGTACATATTGGTTCCGGGCACATTGGTATATTATTCCTGAGGAAACAGATGCAGGAAGACAGCCACATAACTTAAGGAGAGAACTTTATCGGACTAATGATTTTGCTGATGTTGAGGTATATTGTGGTATTCTCCTTTCTGTCTTACAATGTAATGTTTTTGACTATGGAAGTTATATGCTACCTATTTTGCTGCTTGAGGATTGTAAGTTTTGTTATGAAAGAAAATGTCATTTACTTGTTGAACAGTTCAAATTGATTGATAACTTCCCAAAAGCAAAAGATAGGTGTAAATGTATTAATCTATCATTGGGTAATTTTCTTGCTAGAGTTCTCAAAAGAGAGATTGCAAGTGGTAAGATTTTGCTTTCTGGGATTTGGATGTTATAACGAATTTAGTGGGATAAGACTCTCACCCCAACGGAAAGGAGCCAAAGCTTCAATTTTTCTGCTTATCGGGAGGTCTGAATTGATTGGATATGTTACGAGTAAGTGACCAATTACATCTATTAATAAAGGCCTACGATTCTATCTGCAGATGGAATCTGTCATCAGGCATTGCTTTGTTTTGTACCCAAAAGAATTTGAGAAGGCAAGAAATGATGGGGATGATGTTTTCCTTTGTGAATATGAATATGACATTCATTGGCATAGTTTCAAGCGCATTTCTGAGATTGAAGATAATGCTGAGGTatgttttaaaagaatttttgatGATATTTGTGGAACCGTTTTGGTCATATCTGATGAAATTTTTCAGAACTAATAAGCTGTCTCATCATTTGGTAGGATGATGATGAAGCTGAGAACGATGGGGATTGGAACTCTTGCGAAGATCCAGACTCTGACGTGGAAGACGATGTAGAATATGAACGGGAAAACCAAAGTAATCTATTAACCAGACCATCTCCAGCTCATCCTTTGGCTGCGGTATACAACTTGTCCTTTGACAGATTCATAGTTCACTTCTTCATGTTGCCTAAAGCAGAAAGCTAAGTAGTTTGTGTAAGAGTGCAGAATTCAAGAAAGGGACGTTTTTTTGGACTACAAAAGATAGGTGCAAAGAAGATACCAGAACATGTGAGATCTCATAAGCTTACTGAACTTGAGAAAGCAAAAGGAACCCTTTTGCTGGCAACTTTACCCAAGTCTCTACCTTGTAGGACTAAGTATGTCTTTCCTAAGGTGCAATCTTTATTCTTCATGCAATTTGCTCGGTATTTATCTGACAAACAAGTGCTCTCTTTTGCAGAGAAATGGAAGAGATAACGACATTCATAAAAGGTGCCATATGTGATGATCAATGCCTGGGTAGATGCCTTTACATACACGGTGTTCCTGGGACAGGAAAGGTATCTATTGGCTTAAGAGAATGCGCTTGAATGATACGTAAGGCAGCCATATATTGTTTCTATGTTTAGGTTGGTTTGACATTACTGATGTGTTCCTTTATCTGCACTGTTATGCAGACAATGAGTGTATTAGCAGTAATGAGGAGTTTAAGGTGTGAAGTTGATGCAGGGAGCATTAAACCTTATTGTTTTGTGGAGATTAATGGCCTAAAATTGGCTTCACCCGAGAATATTTACAGTGTAAGTATAAAATGCAATCTCTGCTGATAcagaaaatatctttatttctgAAATGTTTCTCTCAACTGTTTCAGGTTATTTATGAAGCACTTAATGGGCACAAGGTTGGTTGGAAAAAGGCTCTTCATTCCTTGAATGAGCGGTTTTCCAATGTTGCTAAATGTAGCAAAGAGGAGAACCGGCCTTGTATTCTGCTTATAGATGAACTTGATCTCCTGGTTACCAGAAATCAAGCGGTAAATGATGCATCTTTTATCCACCATAGTAAATATCAAAAACAGCAAATTGCATATGTAtgacttttttccttttaattccAGGTTTTATATAACATTCTTGATTGGCCTACAAAGCCGCATTCCAAACTGATTGTTATAGGTGCGTGCACAATTTGCTATCAATATTTCCTTCCTTCTGTATTAGTTATTACATGTGAAGATAAAATGCTAACTTCTCTCACCAACAGGCATTGCAAATACTATGGATCTTCCCGAGAAGTTGCTTCCAAGGATTTCAAGTCGTATGGGAATTCAAAGACTTTGCTTTGGTCCCTATAACTATCAGCAGCTTcaagaaattattttaactcGCCTCAATGGAATCGATGCCTTTGAAAAACCTGCAATTGAATTTGCTTCAAGGAAGGTTGGTCATTCTGTGATTCATCTCTATAAGAACTTTATCTTTATTAGTTGATTCTAATCATCCCAGTCACATACTTGAGCTTGTGTGCTGTTGTAAATGTGATACTTAAGTTGATTATTAAAGCAGTATCCACTTTACACATAAATCCAGGTGGCAGCCGTTTCAGGTGATGCACGCCGTGCACTAGAAATATGTAGGCGAGCTGCGGAACTTGCAGATTATCGTGTTAAGAAATTGCTATCAATTCCCGATTCTGCTGCAGCAGGTGAGCTAAACCTCGAACTATGTAGACAATTAATGGCAAGAAAGAAATATTTGCAATTCCTTTGGAAGGAAATACACATCCATTAGGATTTTCAACATTTGTAACATACCTGGTAGATTTATATAGATTACTTATCTATGTGTATGTTTCAGGTAAAATGCTTGTCAGAATGGCAGATGTTGAAGCAGCCATTCAGGAAATGTTCCAGGCTCCTCATATTCAAGTGAGTTCAAAAGGAACACCCTGTGGTGCAatttcaatattcattttagtTAATGGGGACATATCTTGTTGATAACTTGATATAACAACCAAGAGTCCATTTTCTTTTGATCTTCCCTTGTTTATCTTGCACTACTCTCAATCCCAAACTGGTTGGTGTCCGCTTGCGGGTGGGTAGTGAGCGAATGTAAAAAGTAGTTAATATTCCCCTCAGCTAGGAAGGCGGATGGATCAGGGGGCCTGGTGGTGGCTCATCTAGGTGTTGGCCAGAGAGATCTACAGATAGCAATATAGCATAGAAAGTTCCACCAAGAGAGGTCTGAGGTTGAAGTAAGTTACTGTAGCTATTGTCGTCTGCTTCACCAAAAGTTTTCGGATGTCCAAATTGGAGGTCTCCATAGATTATAATCCTATTAATTGTTGGAAGAATGGGAGTATCCTTGTATACATGTAAGTTTCAAAATGAATTTTACCAAAGACTTATGCTGACCATCACTTAGTACAAAATGGGAACTCCAATGATTTTTTAGTGAAATTATGTTAGGACTAGCTCTTGTTTTTCTCTGTAGTTGATTCATAATGATGCGTCAGCAAAGTGCTAGCTGATGTTTCACTGTCTATAAGGGGGAGAAGATGAAGGATTTTGTTTTCATAGTGCTTGCAATATTGTCTAATTATTTGTTTCATGCAGGTGATGAGAAGCAGCTCCAAGCTGAGTAAAATCTTCTTGGCAGCTATGGTTTATGAGGGTCATAAGACGGGGATGAGCGAGACCACCTTTGATAAGGTAGTTTCCTGTGGCATCTATGATTTAGTGATGTATCATGTATCTCTTGTAGTGAAAAAACAGATTAATtgattctctttcttttttaatttaaagtCTTTCCGCTTTGATTCTACTCTTTCTTCTGTTTGTTTTTTATGCACTCATATTATAATCTTCTGGCCCATACATTAGCTTGATTGTTGTTTAAGTTTTCTCCCTATCTCAATGCAGTTGGCAATAACTGTTTCCTGTCTCTGTACGAGCAATGGTGAAAAAATTCCAGGATGGGATATGCTTTTAAAAGTTGGGTAAGCCATAAATTCTTTACAATGAAGTCCCAGATCCTTGTTtctttgttgtatattgtgagCGGCAAGTCCTGATTTCTTAGCATAACTCTGCTTGGATAATCCCCAATTCCTAACCTTGTCGGAGGCTCTGGCTGTTCATATTAGTTCCATGTTTTGATCATCCTGTTCTCATAATGTTGTGAAATGGATTTAACTGTTGATATGGATAACAAGTGGATGCCAGTGAATGGTGACTGGAAATCTATGTTGCTCTGACTCTTCAAAAATGCCATGGTGCGTGGCGGATCCTCCAAACGTAGTGCATTTTCAGAGGATCCGACACGTGTGTGCATTTTTCAAGAGTGCGAGCAATATAGCtgaaaattctttttcatttcGTTAATTATCCTACCTTATGTCATTTGTTTTGTTTGGTGGCAGATGCAAGCTTGGTGAATGCAGAATACTTCTATGTGAACCTGGAGTAAAGCATAAATTGCAAAAGTTACAGCTCAACTTCCCAAGGTCAGTTTCTTATGTGAATTCAAACCTTATAACTGAAttttctctttcaactaaaaTGTTGTTATAGAAGCTAATCGCGAATAATCAAAATGCATACTCATGTGTGCCCAAAAGTCCTAACAATAACAACTTTTTAATGATAAAAACAACAACTACGCATCAATCCCAAATAAGTTAGGGCAACTTTTTTTATGATAACTCTTAGTCCATCTATCAAGATATTTGAGAAAGAAACTCACCCTTTGAGGCTTTGACTAGTGGGAATTTTAACTGGTAAATTTGTTGTTCATCCATGCTTTTCCTTGTTTATC
It contains:
- the LOC129896027 gene encoding origin of replication complex subunit 1A-like yields the protein MDFGESTPKKKSKQSLNTTPIKQKNPLPIFTLDPIIPKTPQTLNPTNRRRSVRLSSTPQTPAPPPLSPPTSSRRGKSLNFTPKNATNSAKRRKSKVADLTPVSTRGLTESKRKRKCVERKNLGVEKRSISRSCKKRVYYKKAVFDGGEFGVGDDVYVKRREDAVSDDEDPEVEECRICYRPAGRVIMIECDECLGGFHLKCLKPPLKEVPEGDWICVYCDAKKLGKIVEMPAPPKGKKRVRTAKEKLLDSDLWAARIESIWKEVDGTYWFRAHWYIIPEETDAGRQPHNLRRELYRTNDFADVEMESVIRHCFVLYPKEFEKARNDGDDVFLCEYEYDIHWHSFKRISEIEDNAEDDDEAENDGDWNSCEDPDSDVEDDVEYERENQSNLLTRPSPAHPLAANSRKGRFFGLQKIGAKKIPEHVRSHKLTELEKAKGTLLLATLPKSLPCRTKEMEEITTFIKGAICDDQCLGRCLYIHGVPGTGKTMSVLAVMRSLRCEVDAGSIKPYCFVEINGLKLASPENIYSVIYEALNGHKVGWKKALHSLNERFSNVAKCSKEENRPCILLIDELDLLVTRNQAVLYNILDWPTKPHSKLIVIGIANTMDLPEKLLPRISSRMGIQRLCFGPYNYQQLQEIILTRLNGIDAFEKPAIEFASRKVAAVSGDARRALEICRRAAELADYRVKKLLSIPDSAAAGKMLVRMADVEAAIQEMFQAPHIQVMRSSSKLSKIFLAAMVYEGHKTGMSETTFDKLAITVSCLCTSNGEKIPGWDMLLKVGCKLGECRILLCEPGVKHKLQKLQLNFPSDDVSFALKDSKELSWLAKYL